The Pseudophaeobacter arcticus DSM 23566 genome contains the following window.
ATGTGCGTCAACACAATGCGCGTCACGTCTTCAGGTGCAACGCCAAGCAACTCCAGCGATGTGCGCAACCTGCCTGCTGTTGGTCCAAAGGCACTGCCCGCACCAGCATCGACCAAGCTGACCTGGTCTCCTTGGCGAATGACGTGAGTACTGATTGCCAGCGGAATCGGATTCGCGGGGTCAAGATAGGCCGCCTTCATTCCTTCCGCGATTTGCTCGTCCCCGAGGTTCGTCACAAGATTCTGATCGAGCTTGAAATACCCGTCCAGCAATGTCGTCACGCGCAGATTGCCTACCATACGATCATAGAAGGTTGGAAGTGGTGCCGTTGCATGGCCCGCGGCTTGCAGGGGGTGTGGGCGTCCGGCGGCAAGAAGGGCGGCGCCACCCGCGGCGCCCAGAATCAATCCACGGCGCGAAAGATCAAAAGAAGTCATGAGTTTTTCCTTGTTTCATATGCAGAACTTCAATTCTGCGTTTTGTATGCTTTTAGTTAAATAGGTCCAAATTTCAGATGACCACCCACCGAGAGCATGAACAGACCAACGGCCCACGGACGAGCAGCGGACATCTTACGGATTTGCAGCACACCACAACTCGGGCTCACAGCTGCCATTTTCTGCTTTGCGGCAAAGCATAGGTCAAGCGGCCTTGGCGCTGCGCTCTGCCCTGCCCGCCTCTGATCTGGCGATCAGATAATTACATGCGCGCTGCGCATCGGCGGCGTGCTTGAAGATCGCGTTCTTGTCAGAGCGCAGAACGCGCAGCCAGTTGTAGAGATAGGCCGCGTTCATCTCGAGCGTATGCGCCGTAAAGCCGAGCGTCTGCCCAAGAAACACCGAGGTCAGTTCGGCGACGATCTCCTCGCGCGCGTATGAGGTGTTACCGAACTTTGAGAGACCGAAATCACGCTTCAGTCGATGGGGAGCTTTTGTGGCATGAGCCAGCTCATGCGCCCAGACCCCGTAGAAGTTCCGCGGGTTCTCGAACCGCGCGATCGACGGCATGAACACCTTGTCCACGGGCGGCAGGTAGTAGGCTTCCGTCCCCGTGAAGACGGTCGTGATATCGAGGGCATCGAAAAACGCCTGCATATGCGGGATGGGCTCGGACGGCGGATGCTCGGGCGCGGGCTCCGGGTCGGGGAAGAAGCTATCGGGCAGGCCATCGATCTGGCAGGCATTGAACACGCGGTAGGATTTCTGAAAGCGAAAGATGCGGGCTTCCTCGGAGTGATCATCCCCGTCGCTGCGGTCATGCTCATCGCCGCCCGCGTCTTTCCGGCTTTGACCGTAATAGACGACGACAGAGGATTTCTCGCCCTTGCGGACCTTTGCGTCCAAGGCATTGGCCTGCGGCAACGTCATCCAGAAGGGAGAGCTGTGGCCCGCCATCACGGTCCGCATCGTCAGCAGGAAGTTGTTCACTCCCTGGTAGGGTTCTCCGCCCACGCGCAGGGGACGAGAGCTGCCACCTGCGGTCCATGGCTTGCGCCACGGCAGGACGCCGCGCTCGATGATGCGGATGATTTCGTTTGTGATGACCTCGGAGGCATCGAATTTGGGCGTGCGGGATCGGGCCATGGCTGGCGTCCTTTCGAGTGTTGATGAGAGGGAGTGGTGATCAGATTGACTGACGGGGCCTCGGATCGTTGATGATCCTGGCGCCGAGCCCTTCGACCATGTCGATGTAGGTGGTCAGCGAGACGGACCTGCCAGGACCGCAAGGGTCAGGGTCGACCGATCCGTCCCGCGCCACGCACGGCAAGTTCGCGAAGGCGGTGACATCGGTGACGGATCGGATATCGATGAACGGCGTTCCTCGTGCGACCGCGAGGGCGGCCAAGGGAAAGCGCTCGATGGGCGCGAGAGTCGAAACGGTGGTCCAACCGAGATGGAGGAATGTCCCGCCATCCCCGCAGATCACATGCGCGTTTGGCAATGACGCCGCCTGCTTCAGATAGCCGAGATCACGCAGGACGGTCTGGCGTTCGAGACGCTGTGCCAGCGCCGTCTGGCCAGTTCGGCGCAGCCCTCTATGCCGCCACCAGGAGGCGGCGGTTGCGCGGAGCACGCGCAAGACACCTGTTTGCATGGGAGCGCCCTTCATCCGGAACGGCAGACCGGAACCCGGCCCGGACCCATCTGAGGGACCCCAAAGGCCCTCATCCGTCAGTCACAAAACCCGAAGAACACTTTCTCTTTTTCCGGCCCCTTTGGGCACACAACAAAACCGAAAAGCCCGGCCCTTCTGCCGAAGCCATTGATTTCATGCAGCAATTCCAGATCGGCAGGCAAGATCGGCAACGCATATCGGCAAAACCTTGCTTGAAAGTACGAAATGTGTTTATTTTTCAATTACTTTGCAAACATGGAAGATCGGCAAAAATGCTGGAAACACCCGCCAGGATCGAACCCTGCTTCTTCGAGGAGCATATTCCTACAGAACTGGCAGACCTTTCGGTCGACATCCAGAGGGAAGCCACTGGGCTGGGACAAGGGTTGCATCCTGACAGCGCAGCCGAACTTGCCGATCTCGTCCGTGTGATGAACTGCTACTACTCCAACCTGATCGAAGGACACAACACGCGCCCCCGCGACATCGAAAGGGCGCTGGCTGGTGCCGAGCTTGAGGAAGAAACCCGTCCCCTCGCCCTTGAGGCCCGGGCGCACGTCATCGTTCAACGGGCCATCGACGAGATGCATCGCAAGGGCACCCTGCCCCGCCCCACATCCGTCGAATTCCTGACTTGGGTCCATAAGAGCTTCTACGACGAGATGCCGGATGAGTTTCGGGTCATCGAACATCCCGACGGCACACAAGAGCCCATCGTTCCGGGACGCATGCGCCAGGATGATGATCGGGAAGTTGCGGTCGGGCGCCACCTACCTCCTTCATCGTCGCGCGTCGCCGCATTCATGGACCATTTCGACAAACGATTTCAGATTGCGGCGCGGTCTTCGAGCGGACGGATCATCGCGATCGCCTCTGCGCATCACCGGCTCAACTACATCCACCCTTTCCCGGATGGTAACGGCCGTGTCAGCAGACTGATGTCTCATGCCATGGGCCTCACAGCGGGGATTGGTGGCCAAGGGCTCTGGTCCGTATCACGTGGGCTGGCCCGCGGGTTAACCGATCGGGGCGAGTACAAACGGATGATGGATCTGGCCGACAGTCCACGCCGCGGAGACCGCGACGGACGGGGGAACCTGTCAGAAGCGGCACTGAAGACGTTTAGTGAATGGTTCCTAAAGGTGACGCTCGACCAGATCAGCTTCTCAGCAAGATTGTTCGATCTCGGCGGATTGGACCAACGGTATCGTCGTCTTGTTGCAGATACCATCGATGACAAGCGAGCGCCGGAACTAATCTCGGCGGTTCTTCGTCATGGGGCACTGGAACGAGGCGATGCGCAGATTGTGCTCAAGACGTCCGAGCGTACTGCTCGCAACACGCTGAGTAAACTGACCGCCGCCGGATACATGACGTCCGCCTCGCCGAAGACGCCGGTTCGGTTGGCGTTTCCGTTGGATTATCGAGAGCGGCTCTTTCCAAACCTCTTTGGAGACGGTGACCTTCCACAATAACTTTAGGCATTTAGGGTGTAATGCCTGGCCGCCGATTTCTTCCATGAGCGGCCAGATTTTCATCAAGGCTTGCTCGTGTGTCACTTGTCCACCGCGGTGGACATC
Protein-coding sequences here:
- a CDS encoding ArdC family protein, whose product is MARSRTPKFDASEVITNEIIRIIERGVLPWRKPWTAGGSSRPLRVGGEPYQGVNNFLLTMRTVMAGHSSPFWMTLPQANALDAKVRKGEKSSVVVYYGQSRKDAGGDEHDRSDGDDHSEEARIFRFQKSYRVFNACQIDGLPDSFFPDPEPAPEHPPSEPIPHMQAFFDALDITTVFTGTEAYYLPPVDKVFMPSIARFENPRNFYGVWAHELAHATKAPHRLKRDFGLSKFGNTSYAREEIVAELTSVFLGQTLGFTAHTLEMNAAYLYNWLRVLRSDKNAIFKHAADAQRACNYLIARSEAGRAERSAKAA
- a CDS encoding Fic family protein, producing MLETPARIEPCFFEEHIPTELADLSVDIQREATGLGQGLHPDSAAELADLVRVMNCYYSNLIEGHNTRPRDIERALAGAELEEETRPLALEARAHVIVQRAIDEMHRKGTLPRPTSVEFLTWVHKSFYDEMPDEFRVIEHPDGTQEPIVPGRMRQDDDREVAVGRHLPPSSSRVAAFMDHFDKRFQIAARSSSGRIIAIASAHHRLNYIHPFPDGNGRVSRLMSHAMGLTAGIGGQGLWSVSRGLARGLTDRGEYKRMMDLADSPRRGDRDGRGNLSEAALKTFSEWFLKVTLDQISFSARLFDLGGLDQRYRRLVADTIDDKRAPELISAVLRHGALERGDAQIVLKTSERTARNTLSKLTAAGYMTSASPKTPVRLAFPLDYRERLFPNLFGDGDLPQ